Below is a genomic region from Miscanthus floridulus cultivar M001 chromosome 1, ASM1932011v1, whole genome shotgun sequence.
ACAAACATCCTCTATTCCGGATTTATCGCTAGCCAAAGATTGAGAGCGGGGTtggctctctagagtgcgcaAGAGATATAGAGAAGTTGTAGGAGAGTGAAAAGGTATAGAGCGCgatttttattcaaatgactctccaaatgatgatttagagaataAGTTTAAGAGAGGCTCTTATGCTAGTCTATGTAAGTTCAAGCCTGCTAACTGGTTTCACTTGCAGACACTTGTGTTTGTTTAGGGATTTCTTCATTTGGTTTCTTGATGCTGAATCTCAATATAGCTATGCAAGTAACTGTCCAAGTAACTGTTTACACTGAACAAAACAGCACCTAGTAGTACTCCACTTGATTTACCCAAGAAAATCTTGACCATAAAAATTCCCAAATAAACAAATAAACTTAACAAAAACTATATAGAAAACTCCCAATTTTACACTAATGCCTGTTTTCACAAGAAAAATGTGTCATTTCATTAGTAGTCATTTCTCAATTTCCTTTGAGTAAGAAAATAAAACATTTCTTAACAAATTAGGCAATTGCCCTAGGTATTAGGCTATTAGCTAAAGTTTACCAACAATGAACTATCCACGCTAATCAACAGAATCAAGTTGAAGTAACACTAGTAACAACACCACAACACACTGAAACCACTCTTTGAACTTTAATCCAATTTACACATAGAAATGCTTATCGTTACTGCATACTGCTAATAGATCCATCAATTCAGCTACGTCTGCGTTTCTCACAACATTCGTTCCTCGCAGAGAAGCTATTGCATCGATTCGATTCGGTTGTCGGTTTgatcccatcaagcacctcttgTTCCAGCTAGCCCGGTAGGGAGAGTGTGACAGCAGTGTATATaccttggaggggtcatcgatcTTCAGGAAGCTCTTGACGACCTTGATGATGCGTTCAGTGACCTCGCTCTTGTCCAAGAAAGAGCCCTTGGCATCCTCCGAAGACATCCACCGCCGCCCCCACAGGGCCTCCTGCAGCGACGCCGTCAGCCTCACGGATGCCGCTGACGGGACCGCCGCCAAGCGGAGGTGCCTCAGAAGCAggctcctcgccgccgccatTTGGGCCTGGATGAACTGGTTCTGAAGCCTCGGGGAGGGGATCGGAGGCGGCAGCGAGAGGAGGAAATGGTTGTTGCGGCGGCGGAGCGGAGGTGGGAGAACCGGTGGGTTTTTTTGGGTCCCTTTAGACCCTATACACTATGGGCCTGTTTATTCTTGGCCCAGGTTTGTCATGGCCGGCCCGTCAAGCTGTTCATTTGTCTTCTCATCTTTGCTAAAAAAAATGTCTTCTCATCTCatatttttgttctttctttgttTTCCTTGATTGATCTGTCTTCACAGAATTTCATTGGACTCCAGCTTCCTTTTAGAAAAAAGATAAAAATATACCACGAGTACAAAACTTGTATGATGGATGTAAATATAGATCATATATAACTTGTAAAATGATTAAGTGGACAAAAATTtaacctatggtacattcaagACACGGAGATTTACTTAGATCGGAGGAAGTAACTATAGTGTTCAGGCGGTAACACCAACTCCCGAAAACTCCTCCAAAATCAGTTTTGGTATGACTAAAAAAACTAGCTCTACATCGGTTTTCATTCATGGCTTCCAAATTTTGCGCGCTTCCAAACCCACATATCAACTTGTCATGTACCTACGGTCTCCTTGTGCTCCCAATCCCTAGAAA
It encodes:
- the LOC136497150 gene encoding acyl carrier protein 2, mitochondrial-like translates to MAAARSLLLRHLRLAAVPSAASVRLTASLQEALWGRRWMSSEDAKGSFLDKSEVTERIIKVVKSFLKIDDPSKVTPDAHFKNDLGLDSLDAVEVVMALEEEFRFEIPDNEADKIDSIKVAVDFIASHPQAK